The following proteins are encoded in a genomic region of Oreochromis aureus strain Israel breed Guangdong linkage group 8, ZZ_aureus, whole genome shotgun sequence:
- the arl4d gene encoding ADP-ribosylation factor-like protein 4D encodes MGNQLTDIAPSTPFLPSFQCLHVVVIGLDSAGKTSLLYRLKLKEFVKTIPTKGFNTEKIKVAVGASRGINFQIWDVGGQDKLRPLWKSYTRRTDGMVFVVDSTELERMEEAKVELHKITRTSENQGVPVLILANKQDLDSASSVSEVEKLLSVHELSMYTLYHVQSCSAVDGQGLQLGLEKLYEMILKRKKMVKHNRNRKR; translated from the coding sequence ATGGGGAACCAGCTGACTGATATCGCTCCCAGCACACCGTTCCTGCCAAGCTTCCAGTGCCTACACGTGGTCGTCATTGGCCTCGATTCGGCCGGAAAAACCTCTCTGCTCTACAGGCTCAAACTCAAGGAGTTTGTCAAAACAATCCCAACCAAGGGCTTCAACACAGAGAAGATCAAAGTGGCAGTCGGGGCATCTCGTGGAATAAACTTCCAGATTTGGGATGTGGGTGGGCAGGACAAGCTGCGTCCGCTCTGGAAGTCCTACACTCGCAGGACAGACGGGATGGTGTTTGTGGTGGACTCCACTGAGCTGGAGCGAATGGAGGAGGCCAAAGTGGAGCTCCATAAGATCACCCGGACGTCAGAGAATCAGGGAGTCCCGGTGCTAATTCTCGCCAACAAACAGGACCTGGACTCGGCCTCGTCTGTGAGCGAGGTGGAGAAGCTGCTCTCTGTTCATGAACTGAGCATGTACACGCTGTATCACGTGCAGAGCTGCAGCGCTGTGGACGGTCAGGGGCTGCAGCTGGGCTTGGAGAAACTCTATGAGATGAtcctgaagaggaagaagatggtGAAGCacaacaggaacaggaagagaTGA
- the tmem106a gene encoding transmembrane protein 106A has translation MVAQPQNKGDPDVTKKMEKVKALKHFPPYGTLDENTTGDTCPTCRGTGRIPRGQEDQLVAVIPCNDVRLKPRRTKLYVCISMGLCLLICCLILFFLFPRSVTLTPVSVQSVTVYFIPDEVKMDVTNLINITNKNYYSVQIVDFSIQAVVGQTVMGKNKITNMTAIEPRSMKSNVISVGLDIKDEGIASYCKSSSIKIHTLFLELQMTMNISYLSHTEQLSVETFEYIDCGTNSTIPHPVRI, from the exons ATGGTTGCACAGCCGCAAAATAAAGGAGATCCTGATGTAACAAAAAAGATGGAGAAGGTGAAAGCACTGAAGCACTTCCCTCCATATGGTACCCTTGATGAAAACACAACAGGGGACACCTGCCCCACATGCCGTGGCACTGGCCGAATCCCCAGAG GACAAGAAGACCAGCTCGTTGCTGTCATACCGTGTAATGATGTAAGGCTGAAACCCAGACGCAC GAAGCTGTACGTGTGCATCTCCATGGGCCTGTGTCTCCTTATTTGTTGTCTGAtcctctttttcctcttccCACGGAGTGTCACCCTTACCCCAGTGTCTGTACAATCAGTCACAGTTTACTTCATCCCAGATGAAGTTAAAATGGACGTCACA aaTCTCATCAACATTACCAACAAAAACTACTATTCAGTTCAGATTGTCGACTTCAGCATTCAGGCTGTGGTTGGTCAAACAGTCATGGGAAAGAACAAGATCACTAATATGACCGCAATCGAGCCCAGATCAATGAAATCT AATGTAATTTCAGTTGGCCTGGATATTAAAGATGAAGGCATAGC CTCTTACTGCAAGTCAAGCAGCATCAAGATTCACACCTTATTTCTGGAGCTTCA aatgACAATGAATATTTCCTATCTCTCGCACACGGAGCAGCTGTCCGTGGAGACCTTTGAGTATATTGACTGTGGCACCAATTCAACAATTCCACATCCTGTGAGAATATGA